A genomic stretch from Acidimicrobiales bacterium includes:
- a CDS encoding site-2 protease family protein, protein MASVNRGARQYQGIAVLLLIALVYIVLSRHVISMDTLVFFAVLIPSIILHEVSHGVVALAFGDDTAKRAGRLTLNPLAHIDPFGTIILPALMLLVGFGAIGYAKPVPVNVGRLRHPRNESLLVSLVGPAVNIVLAVAAALAYRVVVGSTAIPLDSHGFPQQTLPKVLLILGFANVILAVFNLIPIPPLDGSAVVERVLPRSWWPGYLRIRQFSLPLVLILVLLAPQVLTRIFDPALNLWSNLLG, encoded by the coding sequence ATGGCGTCGGTGAACCGAGGGGCCCGGCAGTACCAGGGAATCGCGGTCCTCCTCCTCATCGCCCTCGTCTACATCGTGCTGAGCCGGCACGTGATCTCGATGGACACCCTCGTGTTCTTCGCCGTGCTGATCCCGTCGATCATCCTCCACGAGGTGTCCCACGGGGTCGTGGCCCTGGCCTTCGGCGACGACACGGCCAAGCGGGCGGGGCGGCTGACGCTCAACCCGCTGGCGCACATCGACCCCTTCGGCACGATCATCCTGCCTGCCCTGATGCTGCTCGTCGGCTTCGGCGCCATCGGCTACGCCAAGCCCGTACCGGTGAACGTCGGGCGCCTCCGTCACCCGCGCAACGAGAGCCTGCTCGTCAGCCTGGTGGGACCGGCGGTCAACATCGTGCTGGCCGTGGCCGCGGCGCTGGCCTACCGGGTGGTGGTCGGTTCGACGGCGATCCCGCTCGACTCCCACGGCTTCCCCCAGCAGACGCTGCCGAAGGTGCTCCTCATCCTGGGCTTCGCCAACGTGATACTCGCCGTCTTCAACCTCATCCCGATCCCGCCGCTCGACGGCTCGGCCGTGGTGGAGCGGGTCCTGCCGAGGAGCTGGTGGCCCGGATACCTGCGCATCCGGCAGTTCTCGCTGCCGTTGGTGCTGATCCTGGTCCTGCTCGCCCCGCAGGTCCTGACCCGGATCTTCGATCCGGCCCTCAACCTGTGGTCCAACCTCCTGGGTTGA
- a CDS encoding TraR/DksA C4-type zinc finger protein, which translates to MDYRALLEEERGQLRDKLAELGFGDGGSLSYDANFADSSQVTAERGEAETLALQLRDALTEVEDALDKLGAGTYGQCESCGKPIAVARLEAKPAARTCIDCASKR; encoded by the coding sequence GTGGATTATCGTGCCCTCTTGGAGGAGGAGCGCGGCCAGCTGCGCGACAAGCTCGCTGAGCTGGGCTTCGGTGACGGCGGCAGCCTCTCCTACGATGCCAACTTCGCCGACTCGAGCCAGGTCACGGCGGAGCGGGGCGAAGCCGAGACCCTCGCCCTCCAGCTGAGGGACGCCCTTACCGAGGTGGAGGACGCCTTGGACAAGCTGGGCGCGGGCACCTACGGGCAATGCGAGTCCTGCGGCAAGCCCATCGCGGTGGCCCGCCTCGAGGCCAAGCCGGCCGCCCGCACCTGCATCGACTGCGCATCCAAGCGCTGA